A single genomic interval of Oceanithermus profundus DSM 14977 harbors:
- the pseG gene encoding UDP-2,4-diacetamido-2,4,6-trideoxy-beta-L-altropyranose hydrolase has product MRLVLRADASHLRGTGHVMRSLAFAQAWMARGGTATFVLAETTDSITRRLELEGIDAVTIDAPPASYKDAYATLGVAKDVGAEWIMVDGYHFQEEYFCTLSHSGLKVVVIDDHNDRRYKCTSILLNYNIYASEIKYTPIRSGVMLLGPKYTPLRREYWRWRGWSRAIEPVARRVLVTFGGSDPHNMTQKALESMLELDFPTSIAVVLGPNYQYEASIQNIVEKLRAQVIRNTTDFPKLISWADIGISASGTTTFELMFMGLPSVILPIAENQVQAARIYKQQSIFEVLEYAGGLSYNELSNRVISLMKSTDQRRAMSLRMRKYVDGLGAFRVIDAMDKWRSV; this is encoded by the coding sequence ATGAGGCTCGTATTGCGTGCTGACGCTTCACATTTGCGCGGTACAGGTCATGTAATGCGCTCTCTTGCGTTTGCTCAAGCCTGGATGGCACGTGGTGGCACAGCCACCTTTGTGCTGGCCGAAACAACGGACAGCATTACTCGGCGGTTGGAGTTAGAAGGAATTGATGCGGTTACGATCGACGCGCCACCGGCTAGTTATAAAGATGCCTATGCAACGCTAGGAGTCGCGAAAGATGTTGGCGCTGAATGGATAATGGTAGATGGTTACCATTTCCAGGAAGAGTATTTTTGCACATTATCGCATTCAGGTCTAAAAGTGGTGGTAATTGATGATCATAATGATAGAAGATATAAGTGTACCTCTATATTGCTGAATTATAATATCTATGCTAGTGAGATAAAGTATACACCTATACGTAGCGGTGTAATGCTTCTAGGGCCCAAATATACACCACTTAGGCGCGAATATTGGCGCTGGAGAGGATGGTCTAGAGCAATCGAGCCAGTAGCGAGAAGGGTGCTGGTTACGTTTGGAGGCTCCGATCCGCATAATATGACACAAAAGGCGCTAGAGTCGATGTTGGAACTAGACTTCCCGACATCTATTGCCGTAGTGCTCGGGCCAAACTATCAATATGAAGCATCAATACAGAATATTGTCGAAAAGTTGCGCGCTCAAGTTATTCGCAATACCACTGACTTTCCAAAACTGATATCGTGGGCTGACATTGGTATTTCTGCATCGGGTACAACTACATTCGAATTGATGTTCATGGGGTTGCCAAGCGTGATCTTGCCAATAGCAGAAAATCAAGTGCAAGCTGCTAGAATATACAAGCAACAAAGTATATTTGAGGTTCTTGAATATGCCGGAGGCCTGTCCTACAATGAACTGTCGAATCGTGTAATTTCGCTTATGAAGTCTACAGACCAACGAAGAGCAATGTCATTGCGAATGAGGAAATATGTAGACGGGCTAGGAGCCTTTCGTGTAATCGATGCTATGGACAAGTGGAGGAGCGTATGA
- a CDS encoding cytidylyltransferase domain-containing protein has protein sequence MSDSKPRVVAIVQARMGSTRLPGKVMLPLAGRPMIHHVVERLGRVPEIDEVIVATSTLERERPLVEYLEGIGIPVFRGSEQDVLERYYIAAQNYNADIVVRITADCPLLSPAITSRTIRVFLREYPKYEYASNARIRSFPRGTDTEVFSFSVLKKAHIEAARPYEREHVTPYIWMNPEQFAIKDIISPVDLQSLRLTVDEKEDYLLARAVYDSLYPDDPYFDIGEILQLFLLNPDMIKINQNIDQKEIGQ, from the coding sequence ATGAGCGATTCGAAGCCGCGGGTGGTGGCCATCGTACAGGCGAGGATGGGATCGACCAGGCTGCCGGGAAAGGTGATGCTGCCTCTGGCCGGAAGGCCGATGATCCACCACGTGGTGGAGCGGCTGGGGCGCGTTCCGGAAATCGACGAGGTGATCGTCGCCACCTCGACCCTCGAGCGGGAGCGGCCGCTGGTGGAGTACTTGGAGGGGATCGGTATCCCCGTCTTTCGCGGGTCCGAGCAGGACGTCCTCGAGCGTTACTATATTGCCGCACAGAACTACAACGCAGACATCGTAGTACGTATCACAGCAGATTGTCCCCTGTTATCGCCTGCGATAACCTCAAGAACAATCAGAGTATTCTTACGCGAATACCCCAAATACGAATATGCAAGCAATGCCCGTATACGCTCTTTCCCCAGAGGTACCGATACCGAAGTGTTTTCGTTTTCGGTTCTTAAGAAGGCGCATATTGAAGCCGCTAGGCCATATGAGCGCGAACATGTGACACCGTATATTTGGATGAACCCAGAGCAATTCGCAATAAAGGATATAATATCTCCAGTAGATTTACAATCCTTACGTCTTACTGTTGATGAAAAAGAAGACTATTTACTAGCTCGCGCAGTATACGACTCCCTATATCCTGATGATCCGTATTTCGATATCGGTGAGATACTTCAATTATTTTTGCTGAACCCAGACATGATAAAAATAAACCAGAATATTGATCAAAAGGAGATTGGTCAATGA
- the pseC gene encoding UDP-4-amino-4,6-dideoxy-N-acetyl-beta-L-altrosamine transaminase, with protein MSEFVPYGRQWIDEDDIQSVVEVLRSDFLTTGPMVRRFEEALERYTGSRHAVALNSGTSALHAAYFAAGLRPGDEIVTTPLTFAATANAALYLGAQVRFVDVEPDTGNLDPAALPQAVGERTRLIVPVDYTGHPADYDAITRVARTHGLRVVADAAHSLGAYYKGRPVGTLADATELSFHPVKPVTTAEGGAVLTDDPVLAERAATFRSHGIVRDPARMQQAEGPWYYEVQQLGYNYRLTDVQSALGLSQLRKLDAFIARRRAIAERYFENLRDLPQLQLPAVRPDVKPGWHLFVVRVVEPKRRRAFFERLRDLGLGVQVHYIPVHWHPIYQELGFKRGQFPRAEDYYARAVSLPIFPKMSDADVDSVIERVRRAVREVL; from the coding sequence ATGTCTGAGTTCGTCCCCTACGGACGACAGTGGATCGACGAAGACGACATCCAGAGCGTGGTCGAGGTGTTGCGTAGCGACTTCCTCACCACGGGTCCAATGGTGCGCCGCTTCGAGGAGGCGCTTGAGCGCTACACGGGCTCCCGTCACGCCGTTGCGCTCAACTCCGGCACTTCAGCATTGCACGCCGCGTATTTCGCTGCCGGGTTGCGTCCGGGTGACGAGATCGTCACCACTCCACTCACCTTCGCCGCTACCGCTAACGCGGCGCTCTATCTGGGCGCGCAGGTTCGGTTCGTGGATGTGGAGCCCGACACCGGGAACCTGGATCCAGCAGCCCTGCCCCAGGCCGTGGGCGAGCGTACTCGCCTGATCGTCCCGGTAGATTACACCGGGCATCCCGCCGATTACGACGCCATCACGAGGGTTGCGCGCACGCACGGCCTGCGCGTGGTCGCCGATGCGGCCCACTCGCTAGGTGCGTACTACAAGGGTCGTCCGGTGGGCACACTGGCCGACGCGACCGAGCTGAGCTTCCACCCCGTGAAGCCCGTGACCACGGCCGAGGGGGGCGCAGTCCTGACCGATGACCCCGTCTTGGCCGAGCGGGCGGCCACTTTCCGGAGCCATGGCATCGTGCGTGATCCCGCGCGCATGCAACAGGCAGAGGGACCCTGGTACTACGAGGTGCAGCAGCTGGGTTACAACTACCGTCTCACCGACGTACAATCGGCGTTGGGCCTTAGCCAGCTGCGCAAACTCGACGCCTTCATCGCCCGTCGCCGCGCGATCGCCGAACGCTACTTCGAGAATCTGCGCGACCTCCCACAGCTGCAGCTCCCTGCAGTACGCCCCGACGTCAAACCGGGGTGGCATCTGTTCGTCGTGCGCGTTGTCGAGCCAAAGCGGAGGCGGGCGTTCTTCGAGCGATTGCGCGATCTGGGCTTGGGTGTGCAGGTCCACTACATCCCGGTCCACTGGCACCCGATTTACCAGGAACTAGGGTTCAAGCGCGGACAGTTCCCGCGAGCGGAAGACTACTACGCCCGCGCGGTTTCGTTGCCCATCTTTCCAAAGATGTCCGACGCCGACGTGGATTCGGTCATCGAGCGCGTTCGGCGGGCGGTACGCGAGGTGCTATGA
- the pseB gene encoding UDP-N-acetylglucosamine 4,6-dehydratase (inverting), which translates to MNHLDGKTVLVTGGTGSFGKKFIQTILSETKVKKVIVFSRDEFKQYQFQQQYPNEPRLRFFIGDVRDLARLHRALDGVDVVVHAAALKQVPAAEYNPFEAVKTNIMGAQNIIEAAIDRGVERVVALSTDKASSPINLYGATKLVSDKLFVAGNAYAGGKKTRFAVVRYGNVVGSRGSVVQLFKQLADTGVLPITDKRMTRFWITLEQGVRFVIDSLARMHGGEIFVPKIPSMRVVDLAKAIAPNARLEVVGIRPGEKLHEELISVHDARRTVDMNTHYVIQPEMDWWPRENLSDGQPVPEDFSYVSDTNTEWLTVEQLWELIKDV; encoded by the coding sequence GTGAACCACTTGGACGGGAAGACGGTACTGGTCACCGGAGGAACGGGCTCGTTCGGAAAGAAGTTTATCCAAACGATTCTTAGCGAAACCAAGGTCAAGAAGGTCATCGTCTTCAGCCGCGATGAGTTCAAGCAGTACCAGTTCCAGCAGCAGTACCCCAACGAGCCTCGTCTGCGTTTCTTCATTGGCGATGTGCGCGACCTGGCGCGGCTGCACCGCGCCCTCGACGGCGTGGACGTCGTCGTTCACGCGGCTGCGCTCAAGCAGGTGCCCGCTGCCGAATACAACCCTTTCGAAGCGGTCAAGACCAACATCATGGGCGCCCAGAACATTATCGAGGCGGCCATCGATCGGGGGGTCGAGCGCGTAGTGGCGCTGAGCACGGACAAGGCCTCGAGCCCCATCAACCTGTATGGCGCCACTAAGCTCGTGAGCGATAAGCTCTTCGTGGCGGGCAACGCCTATGCCGGGGGCAAGAAAACCCGCTTCGCGGTCGTTCGCTACGGTAACGTGGTGGGAAGCCGCGGCAGCGTGGTGCAGCTTTTCAAGCAGCTTGCGGACACGGGCGTCCTGCCGATCACCGACAAGCGCATGACCCGTTTCTGGATCACCCTGGAGCAAGGCGTGCGCTTCGTCATCGACAGCCTCGCGCGCATGCACGGCGGCGAGATCTTCGTTCCCAAGATCCCTAGCATGCGCGTCGTGGACCTCGCGAAAGCGATCGCACCTAACGCCCGGCTCGAAGTAGTGGGCATCCGGCCAGGAGAGAAGCTGCACGAAGAACTGATCAGTGTCCACGACGCCCGCCGTACCGTGGACATGAACACCCACTACGTGATCCAACCCGAGATGGACTGGTGGCCCAGGGAAAATCTCAGCGACGGCCAGCCGGTGCCCGAAGACTTCTCCTACGTCAGCGATACGAACACCGAGTGGCTGACCGTGGAGCAGCTTTGGGAGCTGATCAAGGATGTCTGA
- a CDS encoding type I phosphomannose isomerase catalytic subunit produces MSAKIPDVIELEPQFKPRVWGGRRLAEWFGLATDEPIGEAWMVAGENRIASGPYAGRVLAEVLPELGEAFLGRAVVERHGYRLPLMVKFLDTAQWLSVQVHPDDAYARAHEAESGWLGKAEAWVVLEAEPGAQVIYGVKRPVTRAELRAAALDGSILELLNFVPVQKGDVIYVPPGTIHALGPGLLVYEVSQRSDLTYRLYDYGRGRELHLEKALDVARLEPMEAPHRKLSPGKLLDESEFELVAVLGTFRGPKSACFLEQVLELPARGRVLAAGKASGAVQSLRLCAFPKCTNHVPVS; encoded by the coding sequence GTGAGCGCGAAGATCCCCGACGTCATCGAGCTCGAGCCCCAGTTCAAGCCGCGCGTCTGGGGCGGGCGGCGCCTGGCCGAGTGGTTCGGGCTCGCCACCGACGAGCCCATCGGCGAGGCCTGGATGGTCGCAGGCGAAAACCGCATCGCCTCGGGCCCCTACGCCGGGCGGGTGCTCGCCGAAGTGCTGCCCGAGCTGGGCGAGGCCTTCCTGGGGCGGGCGGTGGTGGAGCGGCACGGCTACCGGCTGCCGCTGATGGTCAAGTTCCTGGACACCGCCCAGTGGCTCAGCGTGCAGGTGCACCCCGACGACGCCTACGCCCGCGCCCACGAGGCGGAAAGCGGCTGGCTGGGCAAGGCCGAGGCCTGGGTGGTGCTCGAGGCCGAGCCGGGCGCCCAGGTGATCTACGGCGTGAAGCGGCCGGTGACCCGCGCGGAGCTGCGCGCCGCGGCGCTGGACGGCTCGATCCTCGAGCTGCTCAACTTCGTGCCGGTCCAGAAGGGCGACGTGATCTACGTGCCCCCGGGCACGATCCATGCCCTGGGCCCGGGCCTTCTGGTCTACGAGGTCTCCCAGCGCTCCGACCTGACCTACCGGCTCTACGACTACGGCCGGGGGCGGGAGCTGCATTTGGAGAAGGCGCTGGACGTAGCCAGGCTGGAACCCATGGAAGCGCCGCATCGCAAACTATCGCCGGGAAAACTACTGGACGAATCAGAGTTCGAACTCGTGGCCGTCTTAGGGACCTTCCGCGGGCCCAAGAGCGCGTGCTTTCTCGAACAGGTGCTAGAGCTGCCTGCCCGTGGTCGGGTATTGGCTGCGGGAAAGGCGAGTGGAGCAGTCCAGAGCCTGCGTTTGTGTGCTTTTCCGAAATGTACGAATCACGTTCCTGTGTCATGA
- a CDS encoding aldehyde ferredoxin oxidoreductase family protein encodes MLKGYAHRLAKIDLTAGTVAYEAPKEEDLKKYIGGRGLGVKYVFENGPGVDPLSPDNLLAVMTGPLTGTQAKMSGRLAVVTKSPLTGTVTDSHMGGWTAAKLKWAGFDGLLIKGAAEKPVYLLVQDGQVEIKDAADLWGKTTHETHEILRKRHGEDADVMAIGPAGENLVKFAAWLNNDERASGRGGTGAVGGSKKLKAIVVVPGDKSVFQPADKEAWHEADQRALATIMDENNVTAPRKGGLSVYGTNVLMNITNSIGALPTFNAQHTSWEPAGEVSGEAIREHILVKDNTCHACPVACKKMVEIHLNGKPIRFESVEYESAWSLGPDSGSADRTWVSYAIYLCNAFGMDTIEAGNVIAALMEATEKGYVSEQEGLKFGDVQGECQFLEMIAHRQGLGDKAAEGTAKFMKALGHPELAMEVKGQAIPAYDPRGLKGMGIAYATSNRGACHLRAYTPASELLGVPFKTDPIEWRGKAELTKTFQDLSAFTDSMDLCKFSQFAEGPEEYADQYTAYTGMKVTPDDIMKIGERIYNLERYFNNQAGWAEGSDYLPERFLKEPSDSGGSKGQVTELDEMLSEYYQLRGWKDGVVPEEKLKELGIL; translated from the coding sequence ATGCTCAAAGGGTATGCGCATCGCTTGGCCAAGATCGACCTGACCGCGGGTACGGTCGCGTACGAGGCCCCGAAGGAAGAGGACCTGAAGAAGTACATCGGCGGGCGCGGACTCGGCGTCAAGTACGTCTTCGAGAACGGGCCGGGGGTGGACCCGCTCAGCCCCGACAACCTGCTCGCGGTGATGACCGGTCCGCTCACCGGCACCCAGGCCAAGATGAGCGGCCGCCTGGCGGTGGTGACCAAGAGCCCGCTCACGGGCACGGTGACCGACAGCCACATGGGCGGCTGGACCGCGGCCAAGCTCAAGTGGGCCGGCTTTGACGGCCTGCTCATCAAGGGCGCGGCCGAGAAGCCCGTCTACCTGCTGGTGCAGGACGGCCAGGTCGAGATCAAGGACGCCGCCGACCTCTGGGGCAAGACCACCCACGAAACCCACGAGATTCTGCGCAAGCGCCACGGCGAGGACGCCGACGTGATGGCCATCGGCCCCGCGGGCGAGAACCTGGTCAAGTTCGCCGCCTGGCTCAACAACGACGAGCGCGCCTCGGGCCGCGGCGGCACCGGCGCCGTGGGCGGCTCCAAGAAGCTCAAGGCGATCGTCGTCGTCCCCGGCGACAAGAGCGTCTTCCAGCCGGCCGACAAGGAGGCCTGGCACGAGGCCGACCAGCGGGCGCTGGCGACGATCATGGACGAGAACAACGTCACCGCACCGCGCAAGGGCGGGCTCAGCGTCTACGGCACCAACGTGCTGATGAACATCACCAACTCGATCGGGGCGCTGCCCACCTTCAACGCCCAGCACACCAGCTGGGAGCCCGCGGGCGAGGTCTCGGGCGAGGCCATCCGCGAGCACATCCTGGTCAAGGACAACACCTGCCACGCCTGCCCGGTGGCCTGCAAGAAGATGGTCGAGATCCACCTCAACGGCAAGCCGATCCGCTTCGAGTCCGTCGAGTACGAGTCGGCCTGGAGCCTGGGCCCCGACTCGGGTTCGGCCGACCGCACCTGGGTCAGCTACGCCATCTACCTGTGCAATGCCTTCGGGATGGACACCATCGAGGCGGGCAACGTGATCGCCGCCCTGATGGAGGCCACCGAGAAGGGCTACGTCTCCGAGCAGGAGGGCCTCAAGTTCGGCGACGTCCAGGGCGAGTGCCAGTTCCTGGAGATGATCGCCCACCGGCAGGGCCTGGGCGACAAGGCCGCCGAGGGCACGGCCAAGTTCATGAAGGCCCTCGGCCACCCTGAGCTGGCCATGGAGGTCAAGGGCCAGGCCATCCCCGCCTACGACCCCCGCGGCCTCAAGGGCATGGGCATCGCCTACGCCACCTCCAACCGCGGCGCCTGCCACCTGCGCGCCTACACCCCGGCCTCGGAGCTGCTGGGCGTCCCCTTCAAGACCGACCCCATCGAGTGGCGCGGCAAGGCGGAGCTGACCAAGACCTTCCAGGACCTCTCGGCCTTCACCGACTCGATGGACCTCTGCAAGTTCAGCCAGTTCGCCGAGGGGCCCGAGGAGTACGCCGACCAGTACACCGCCTACACCGGGATGAAGGTCACGCCCGACGACATCATGAAGATCGGCGAGCGCATCTACAACCTCGAGCGCTACTTCAACAACCAGGCGGGCTGGGCCGAGGGCTCGGACTACCTGCCCGAGCGCTTCCTCAAGGAGCCCTCCGACTCGGGCGGCTCCAAGGGCCAGGTCACCGAGCTGGACGAGATGCTGAGCGAGTACTACCAGCTGCGCGGCTGGAAGGACGGCGTGGTGCCCGAGGAGAAGCTGAAGGAGCTGGGGATCCTTTAG
- a CDS encoding S9 family peptidase: MADPERLLDELLDLPQLFGARLEPSGRALAWTWFGRDPVPHVWARTPDGAVRRLSEGDEKSYLAGFLPGGAGVLYETDPGDERTALWARPWDGAPRRLTEAHPPYFLRGGELHPERPWLVFGANYDFERGAPLEPTWIWRRDLETGELRALARPERPGTWAPQLSPDGRWVLYDRATRHPAGQELWVVGSDGLGERALVSAGEERKVHGLWAGARVNYVAEADGTRVWAWCDLEGGGGVLLEDAHLEHPLRLPGAPFLAAQAVRAARGYTLLADPQSGEVREVRPARGDLTLLGRDAGGWVGAYASSTRPADLVRLDPADPDPASFESLTGLEALLPAGLLAGLVPAEEFAWTSTDGLPVHGFVYRTPHRPKGTVVLIHGGPTAHAGERVSPEVQYYLARGFHVFLPNYRGSTGYGLAFQEKIKETGWGGLEQDDIRTGIEALMAAGLAEPGKVGVTGTSYGGYSSWWQITHAPPELVAAAAPICGMTDLVVDYYSTRPDLRPYSEEMLGGSPEEVPERYRERSPVHYVNRIRGRLLIVQGALDPNVTPENLAAVRRALDAAGVPYEVLVFEDEGHGIEKKANRRLLYRRLADFFEAAFA, encoded by the coding sequence ATGGCGGATCCCGAACGTTTGCTCGACGAGCTGCTCGACCTGCCGCAGCTGTTCGGCGCCCGGCTCGAGCCCTCCGGGCGGGCGCTCGCCTGGACCTGGTTCGGGCGCGACCCGGTGCCCCACGTCTGGGCGCGCACCCCGGACGGCGCGGTGCGGCGCCTGAGCGAGGGCGACGAGAAGAGCTACCTCGCGGGCTTTTTGCCGGGCGGCGCGGGCGTGCTCTACGAGACCGACCCCGGCGACGAGCGCACCGCCCTCTGGGCGCGCCCCTGGGACGGCGCCCCCCGCAGGCTCACCGAGGCGCACCCGCCCTACTTCCTGCGCGGCGGCGAACTGCACCCCGAGCGCCCCTGGCTCGTCTTCGGGGCCAACTACGACTTCGAGCGGGGCGCGCCGCTCGAGCCCACCTGGATCTGGCGCCGCGACCTGGAGACCGGCGAGCTGCGCGCGCTGGCGCGCCCCGAGCGGCCGGGCACCTGGGCGCCGCAGCTCTCCCCCGACGGCCGCTGGGTGCTCTACGACCGGGCCACCCGCCACCCCGCGGGCCAGGAGCTCTGGGTCGTGGGCTCGGACGGCTTGGGCGAGCGGGCGCTCGTGAGCGCGGGCGAGGAGCGCAAGGTCCACGGCCTCTGGGCGGGGGCGCGGGTGAACTACGTGGCCGAGGCCGACGGGACGCGGGTCTGGGCCTGGTGCGACCTGGAGGGCGGCGGGGGCGTGCTCCTCGAGGACGCCCACCTGGAGCACCCGCTGCGCCTGCCCGGCGCCCCCTTCCTGGCCGCCCAGGCCGTGCGCGCCGCCCGCGGGTACACCTTGCTGGCGGACCCCCAAAGCGGCGAGGTGCGCGAAGTGCGCCCCGCCCGCGGCGACCTGACGCTGCTGGGGCGGGACGCCGGGGGTTGGGTGGGGGCCTACGCCTCGAGCACCCGCCCCGCCGACCTGGTGCGGCTGGACCCCGCGGACCCCGACCCCGCGAGCTTCGAGAGCCTGACCGGCCTGGAGGCGCTTCTGCCTGCGGGCCTGCTCGCGGGCCTGGTGCCCGCGGAGGAGTTCGCGTGGACCTCCACGGACGGCCTGCCGGTCCACGGCTTCGTCTACCGCACCCCGCACCGGCCCAAGGGCACGGTCGTCCTGATCCACGGCGGCCCCACGGCCCACGCCGGCGAGCGCGTCAGCCCCGAGGTGCAGTACTACCTGGCGCGCGGCTTCCACGTCTTCCTGCCCAACTACCGCGGTTCGACCGGCTACGGCCTGGCGTTCCAAGAAAAGATCAAGGAGACCGGCTGGGGCGGGCTCGAGCAGGACGACATCCGCACCGGCATCGAGGCCCTGATGGCCGCGGGGCTGGCCGAGCCGGGCAAGGTGGGGGTGACCGGCACCTCCTACGGCGGCTACTCGAGCTGGTGGCAGATCACCCACGCCCCGCCCGAGCTGGTGGCCGCGGCCGCGCCCATCTGCGGCATGACCGACCTGGTGGTCGACTACTACAGCACCCGCCCCGACCTGCGCCCCTACTCGGAGGAGATGCTGGGCGGCAGCCCCGAAGAGGTGCCCGAGCGCTACCGCGAGCGTTCGCCGGTGCACTACGTGAACCGCATCCGCGGCCGGCTCCTGATCGTCCAGGGCGCGCTCGACCCCAACGTCACCCCCGAGAACCTGGCCGCGGTGCGCCGCGCCCTCGACGCCGCCGGGGTGCCCTACGAGGTGCTGGTCTTCGAAGACGAGGGGCACGGGATCGAGAAGAAGGCCAACCGACGGCTGCTCTACCGCCGCCTCGCCGACTTCTTCGAAGCGGCGTTCGCTTAG